In Oncorhynchus masou masou isolate Uvic2021 chromosome 31, UVic_Omas_1.1, whole genome shotgun sequence, the sequence ATTCCTGTGACTTTGTGCATGTCAACTGAGGTGAGAGATTGCAGGAGctatgagttcatctgactttcTATTGTTTGTTCTGTTCAGAATGGAACTCCTTCTTCTCGAACTCTGAGTAGTAGAAGATGTATGAGTTTGCGTTCATCAGAATGGGGCTCTTATCTTTCTCTCACCTAGAATCCTGGACTTCCGGAGGGTACCGCCGGTGGTGGGCAGGCTGGTGAATTTGACGGGGGAGATTCTCCTGACCACTCACAATGAGGACCTAAGGAGTGTGTTCTTTACCTCTCCAGGTAGGCATTACCTCTCCAGGTAGGCATTACCTCTCCAGGTAGGCATTACCCTACTAGAGCAATATAGTTCCATAATAAGACAATTTGGCTTGAGAGTCTACACACCTGCTACTTAGATCTTAATGAATCAGTCTGTGATTAAAAGGCGAGGATGAATACTGATGGTTTAAACTAATCTACAGTATATCTATGTATATTCTCTTTCAAACAGCGAACAACACGTGTTTCTTTGCTAAGTGTCTGTACGTGTGTAAGACGGAGTATGCAGTGTGTGGGAGCCCTGACCTGCTGGAGGGCTCCATGTCAGCCTACCTCCCCGGTCTCAGCATCGCCCCTCGTATCTCCATCCCCAACCCGTGGATACGATCATACACCTTCACTGGCAGGGAAGAGTATGCATACAACCCTTACTTAACCCTGAGACCTACTGTCATCTCTTCCCATAATACCAATTTGGAGCCTCTCATTTCCATTTTGAAAGTTATCCATTTGACTGTATTTTGATAAGGTAATATGGCAGACTGAACATCTTGGTACAATTAATATCTTGTTATACTATCTTGTTACAATCTGCATGTCTCTACCAGGTGGGAGGTGAACCCCTTGTACTGTGACACCATAAAGCAGCTGTATCCCTACAACTCAGGGAACCGACTGCTCAACATCATAGACATGGCCATCTTTGACTTCCTTATTGGTATGTACGACCACCCATCACCCCTGATGGATCCATGTCCTTGTTccatatgacaccctattccctatgtagtgcactgcctTTGTCTATACATTGAATAAACACGCTGTGTCacaaatgactccctattcccaattacagtgcactacttttgtctgTAGCCCTATGTGAGTGAATATTTGTTCTTGGCACTCTCCCTCAGGTAACATGGACAGGCACCATTATGAGATCTTCACCAAGTTTGGCGATGAAGGTTTTCTTCTTCACTTTGACAACGCCAGAGGGTGGGTACTAGAGTTGCTTTATAACTTCAGTCATTGCACAATGGAATATTTCTAGTTCTCTTATGatgacatcacttcctgtgtTTCAGGTTTGGGAAGCATTCTCAAGATGAGATGTCCATACTGGCTCCACTGTCACAGTGCTGCATGTAAATATGAAGAGCATACACTATAGTCACTAACACAGATGAACTAACACCAACATTGAACCTGTATTCATATTTCACTTGGCTTGGCAACTCTCGAGTCAAGTCTCACTCTCTGCctatctctccctcattctctctccccctcttcacctccatccctcccctccctctaccccctctcctcacctctcagtaTAAAGCGTTCCACGTTACTGCGACTGCAGCTCCTCTCCCAGGACCGCTACAGGCTCAGTGACGTGATGAGGGAGTCCCTGAGAGGAGACGCACTGCAGCCGGTCCTTACTGAGCCCCACCTGCAGGCCCTGGACCGCCGGCTGCAGCGTGTTCTGAAGACAGTCCACAGGTGTGTCCGCAGGCTGGGAGAGGCTCAGGTGATCACCACAGACTTTGTTGATACCTCCGCCATGCCTGAGTCTGTCAAACCAGTGTCTGCGCCCAACAAGGAGAGGTAACTCAGGTTAACAAGGAAttcaaatgaagtgcactataataggggaATAGGATGACATTTTGGACGTATCCCCAAGTCCTACAAGGGGAGGTAACATAAGACCAAGGACAGCCTGAGGACCATGATGGCAGGTGACCTCGTCCTGTAAAAGCAGGAACCACAGGGTCTGGTCCCTCTCACCGAGTAATGCATTCCGAACTAGTCTTTGAAGTCAAACTTTTGGAATGATACGGTCTGCTTTGACAATAGACAGCAGCACTGCTTTCCTGCACTGTCAAAATGTCACACATGGCCTTGGGCTATGGGGTCACCTGAGGTCACCTTCCACCCTCTCTGGAGATCCCCTCTGCCTTGCAGTGCATTGAAATGGACCTACTTTATCAGTGTGTCAAAGGAGCCAAATGACCGTGGAAGAAGCACTGGATAATTTAAGATGATTTCTGATTTTTCACGATTTCACACCCTTCTTCAGTACTCTGTCATTTCAGTTTAATTTCAATGATTGCACATCAGTTCTGTGAAGTAACCTTGTGCCAACAGATATTTAATCAAATATACATTTGTAAATAAAGGTTATGATTTGGGGTGAGTCATTGAACAAAACTTTAATAAGAAGAAATGATGACACTTCAATACTCCTTACATTTCTACTGCTTTCTGTTGTGTAACTGTTTTGATTGATCTGGATTCACATTAGACACACATAGTGAAAGTTAAAAGGAAAGACAAACTGAGAGAAAGTGCATGGATGAAAAAGAAAGTGTGTGTATGAGGTGTTTCTTCCTACAGGAAAGTGTTACCTATTAAACCTCCATTTAAACGACCCATGGTTTTTCCAGATAGCACGTAGACGTCtaatgcccgtctgtctgtctcatcaggaggtgtctgtctttctgactgtctcatcAGGTGTCTTTCTGTCTCATCAAGAGGTGCCTGTCTCTATTTAATcaggtatctgtctgtctgccctttaAGCACTTTCACAACCATAACACACCCTGCCATAAatacctcatcatcatcatcgctaCACTACTGTATGTGTACATGCAGCTTATACTTTGTTCTAACTCGTCTGAAACAAAGTATTGTCTTCAAACAACATTCTGTTTGATGCCATTTCATCTCAACATGTCTGGACCTTTTGCTCCGAGCTGTTCGCATTGTTGTCCTGACTACAAATCCAATGTATCCTGATGTTTTTGAAGAGGGAGAATAACCACAACTATTTTAAAGAGCCTGAGTAAGTGAAATCACACCAAATGACGTTGGGCTTCTGTCCAACAATACTGGAGGGAGCTTATGGAAGACTGTTTTATAAGGTGTCAGCTGCAAAAACGCTCAGAACATTTATTGGTTGTGCAACAGTGACTGATCTTAAATGCATGCAGGAGTGGGTTCTGGGTTTACTAACTTTATGAGCTCTCCAATGAAGTGGGTGGCTTTCTTTCATCCACTGACAGTTAAACATCTAATTTCACCAAACACCAATAGGCTACAGTGGAGTCCTTTTCTCATCTATTTTCTTCATATGCACTGAACCAATAAAACAGAATGTCAAGAGGCCCTCCTGGAGATTTGTCTtcacctgtcctgttctgtcagATCAAAGTGGGTATAGTGAGTAAAGGAAACCACTGAAGAATATTGAGAAGATGTACTACACTGCCCTCCAGAGTTAGGACTATTTATTAATATTATGGACATTTGGACATATTCAAACAACCAATGAGTAAATGACTCAGCTGGTGATTTTACCTTTTATTGCTTAAACTGCCATCTGGAACAATCTATACCAAAAGGATAAATGTCTTTGCACATACAGGAAGTCAAACCGAGTACAGTCATTGGGTAGAATATAAAAAGAATGGTCCTCAGATGACCTGCAGCTCTCAGAGCCTGCTGCAGGCCGCACAAACTTGCTGAAGGGCTAGCAGGAGTGCCTACGCCCAGGTTACATAAGCTAAGGCAAACTGGGTCAATTGCAGTGTGCCTACTAGTTAGTAGTAATCTTGTGGTGATGTGTTTTACCACATCAGTACTTCTATGTTGATTGCTATGTGACAGAAGAAACACAAGCAAATCATTGGTGGGAGTTTGAACTGTCAGCAAATAGACGACTGCAAAATTCCATAACATCAACTGAATCTGAAAGCACGACAAAAGTTTTGGACCAAGTAGGCAACACTGCAATCGACTCAGGATCATGTTGATTGGTTTGGACATACAAACAAACGGTTACACAAgtcaatccatccatccaatcAGCCATACTGTTTTGTACACAAGATTAAGATTGGAAACATGACAGAGCCTAAACAAGGAGAACACCTCAGAAAGGGATAATAGCATTACCGTATGTAAAGGTACTTTCTGTAAGAAGGGGGTGAGGGGCAAGCTGTGGGGCAGGAGTGCAAAGGAATACAACCTTGAGACTATAGATTTCTGCAGGAGTTAATAGGAAAAAAATTGCTAAATACATTTGTCAGAATTACATTGCATTCTTAAGATTGAAGGGGTGAAACTGTTTGACCAACACAGGGAATACCAGTTTGAGAATACGCTTTCATTCACGCCATCTCATCACCTTACATTATGCTGTAGGTGAGCATAAAGTAGATCACAGATTGCTTCAAAAACACATTCAAATAATTCTCACAAAGCTTTAACAGCGAAGCCgctttaaaataaatatataatctTAAAACGCAAGACAATTTAATCTGATGTCTGAGTCACCAGTCACTGGGATTCTTTTGCTTGTTTGACTTCAGCGCTCAAATACATAAATAATTGAAAGTCTTAAACCCATAAAACAATCTACAATTTGGAGACTTAAAATGCTAATTATTTGAAAGCCCTTTCGCCTACTTTTAAAAGGTTAACCCCATTACATGACACAATACAACTACATACTGTTTTGTCAGTTGACAAGAAGCATTTATTTACGCTGTGGCACTGAACACCTAAAATAGAATTTATGGAAAAATAAGCATTTACaaaaagacatttaaaatgtacTTAAGATTACCATCACTCCAAACCATAGCGTAACATTAGTTTGTTCAGTCAATAAAGATAATACctttaataataatttaataactATAGAATAATTCTGTTTAAAGAATTTTAGTGATGAAATTATTTGGTGTATACTGAAAAATTATGAATACTGAAATACACTAATACTCCATGTTTTCCCCCCATTGTAGCCAATAATGTACCAACCAAACAGAGGTGAGTGTTAACATGGTGATAGATACTTCCTGTTTTGAATTCCACTGTTTCGGACTATAGAATAAGAATCTTCTATGGGTTCCGAGTTGTGAAAAAATTATCAACATTTGGCACTAGTTTGATAGCTGTACAACAGAAAACCTTCTGGTTGCATTAAGTTATACAAACGCTCTCAAACTAGATAAAACAATAGTGAATTAGATTGATGGCACAATCAATGGAAAAAATAtgagaaatgtaaaaaataaattttGATTTAATGTAGCAATGGAGGATAAACAGGAGATCATAACATGAAAGCTACATAAGAAATTAGATGGAATCCTTATGCTTCCAGCATTCTTTTCATTCTGAAAGGAAAAATTTGATAATTTTGTGAGAATGCCAAACTTGACACTTTTATATGGAACCAAAATATCTGCATAATATTCATCATGGATCCTTACTTCACCATGTTTGATTGTCCCATCTTATCATTGGCCTGTCCTAACCTCGGCCAATCCCCTACTAATCACCGTTCGTGTTTAAATtagagtaaaaaatatatataaatatcagTGAATGCAGTGAAGGCATACTGTATGAAGCTGGTACATGTAACAAACAGTAACATAACTGTTCCTGTATGGATGACTAGGATGGCTAGCTGATGGGTAGCATAAGATGAatatgagtaaaaaaaaaagctGAAGCAAACGGATGACCAAATTAATTGACATTGAAGTAACATTGCATTGGTGGACCCTGGGtctaaaagggggggggggggttatggggTTACATAGGGGATTAGGGGTTACAGGGGAGGGGaaacccctcagacagacagtgaAACAAAGCTGTTGTACTGTTGGATGTTGCGTTTGAGAATGTCCGAGCAGGGTCCGAGGACGCGTTCGAACCGTGGTCGGTCCAGCTTCACACACTTCAGAGGACCGCGGGCGACCACAGTGGCAGCACGGGGACGGTTCATCAGCAGGGCGATCTCACCTGGACGAATGGAGTACATGGTCAGTACAAAACAGGCTTCACAAATTGGGTTAATTTCTGCTAATATAACATCTAAATATGTAAGAGGCTTTGCCAAATCAGGTTAGAGTTTTGTGCTTTTCTCATCATATCACCTTAAAAATGTTAGATTCAGGCTTATATAGTGCATATACAAACAAATGAAGAAAGTtgatgagaagagagggagagctgaaGCCTGAGCAAGTTCTTCTTACCAAAGTAGTCAGAAGGTTGTAATCTCCCAACCTCCACAAACTCCTCGTTCTCAGAGCGACGCTGCAACACAGCTGCAGAGCCCTACAGAACACGAACAACAGGGTAGTGTTCAGTAGGGAGAACTGAAAAAAACTAAATGAAACCCTAGAGTGAAGTACATACCTCCAGTATGATGAAGAACTCGTCGCCAGGCTCTCCCTGCACCACGATCTTCTGTCCGTCATCAAACTGCACAGGCTCCAGAGAATCTGCCACCGTCAGACGCTCCCATTTGTCCAGAGACTCTAAGGGGATGGAATCACAAGACAGGGACATAAGTGACATCACAATAAAGAAACCATACACTGTACAGGACACCTAGGTGGTGGATGAAGAGTTGTTAACGTGTCTTGAAAGCCACTGTATGCATGTGGCTATAATCAGGGCCTAAAATTAACATCCGCCAACTGCTAAATGGAGGGTAGATTTGGGCATTGGTGGGTAAGATGTCTATTTCACTAATCACGTTGCCGGGTGGTCAGTCCTCCACAATGCAAGCATTTCACTTGCATTTGTGAATAAAAATGGTCAAGTATGATCACATTTATAGTCAAATGCTGCAGTAGCTGTTATCAAAGTATTTCTGCCATGTTTCATAGATGGGGAAAATAACTGCAAAAAGTAAAAGTACTATGAATCCTATATAGCCTATCCCACCTCGCGCTGCAACACTGCCTGGCTAGGGGCTGTAAGCACATGAAGAGCTGAGTCAAATATTCATTTTTAGAAGCACAGGCATAAAAGTTGGTCTAATTTACTTGAAACAAAGTCTACTGAAGTGAGACTTTGTCATTGCgtttcttggctatttacatAGTTTTGTTCACAAGCTGGGGTTGTTTTTCCAATGTTTGAGTTTCAACTGCTAGGGAAGAGAAGATAACGTTATTACCTgtcagactcaatctcacaggcacaaacatGACTGGAGTCGCATTACCACGGTAACATCCTGCCCTTTTGTGTCATCTAATATTTCGGTTAAAAGACTTTGGTTAAAATAATACATGTATTAttttagggtagcctagtggttagagcgttggactagtaaccggaaggttgcaagttcaaacccccgagctgacaagctacaaatctggcgttctgcccctgaacaggcagctaacccactgttcctaggccgtcattgaaaataagaatttgttcttaactgacttgcctagttaaataaaggtaaaataaaataaataaaaaacattacaAAGCATGTTCATCTGTTTTTTGTGTGTAACTTTAGCAGAAAATAATATATTTGGGCTGGTAAAATATCTGAGTGAATGttagatttaaaaatatatatattcttgggtatgatgctacaagcttggcacacctgtatttggggagtttctcccattcttctctgcagatcctctcaagctctgttctgttggatggggagcgtcgctgcacagctattttcaggtttttcCAGAGATTTTCGaatcgggttcaaatccgggctctggttggaccactcaaagacattcagagacctgtccgaagaaaacgcaggagtggcttggctgtgtgcttagggtcgttgtcctgttggaagttgaaccttcaccTCAGTCTGAGTGCTTTTTCcatcaaggagctctctgtactttgctccgttcatctttgcctcgatcctgactagtcttccagtccctgcagctgaaaaacatccccacagcatgatgctgccaccacatgcttcaccgtagagatggtgccaggtttcctccagatgcgacgcttggcattcaggtcaaagagttcaatcttggtttcatcagaccagagaatcttgtttctcatggtctgaaagtcctttaggtgcctttggcaaactccaagtggactttcatgtgccttttactgaagagtgttttctgtctggccactctaccataaaggcctgattggtggagtgctgcaaagatggttgtccttctggaaggttctcccatctccacagaggatctctggagctctgtcagagtgaccatcaggtttttggtcacctccctgaccaaggcccttgtcccgcgattgctcggtttggccgggtggccagctctaggaagagtcttggtggttccaaacttcctccatttaagaatgatggaagacaatgtgttcttggggaccttcaatgttgcagaatttgttggtacccttccccagatccatgcctcgacacaatcctgtctcggagctctacggactatTCCGTTGACcccatggcttagtttttgctctgacatgcactgtcaactgtgggatcttatataagcaggtgtgtgcctttccaaatcatgtccaatcaattgaatttacaggtggactcaaatcaagttgtagaaacatcaagaatgataaatggaaacaggattgcACCGGAGTTCAATTTCacatctcatagcaaagggtctgaatacttatgtaaatatctattttttttatttttaatacattttctaaaatttctaaaaaccagttttcgctttgtcattatgggctattgtgtgtagacaattttagaataaggctgtgacatCATAAcacaatgttgaaaaagtcaaggtgtctgaatgcactgtacatgccagtggctggtggaccaaTTTTTGTTAACAgtggctattattattattattatattattattattatgagcaGAAATGTCAAAAAGCTAAATAAACAGTGAACCTTACCTAAGATGGAAACTTTGCTGAGGAACTCCTCgtacatcttcctcttcctcaaagTGCTTCCCTGTAAAGAATAACAACAAGTCATAATGTTTATTCCTGAGTTCTGACAATCGTTGTAAGCCTTCAAACATCATGCATAAACTGGTCATATGGCTTGCCTTTTGTAGTTGTCTGTATTTTCAATTCTTAAAATCCAGCAGttataaaaatacaatttaaaaatcGCAGCAATTCTACATGTCCCTACTCATCGTTAATCACTCCAAATGTAAATCAAAGCATGTCAGTCAGGTGAAGtgtcagagcagagcagggcgAGGCTCACCATGAGTATCCTCCTGTAGCTGTCTCTGTCGATGCCCCACAGTTTGACGTTGCTCTTGGCTCGGACAGTGGCAGCCCTGGGGGTGCCGTAGATCAGGGCCAACTCTCCGAAGCTGCCCCCCTCCCCGATACTGGTCACACACTCGTTGTTCACATACACCTGGCAGGAAGGGGGAGAAGAGTATTTAGACATTAAGATCAGGTAACGTCGGCATGTTACTGTCTCTATTAGATGTTGTTCACTGCCTATGTGTAAGTTGTTTCTTGTGTTATATAGAAATAATGTGACGTAGCCATACAATTAGAATGCTAGATCTATGAGAGTAGGCATCGCTAAGGTAACAGATAATAGGGATCTGAATAGCAAAGTAAcatatgacaacaacaaaaaacagtctAAAAAGACAGTTGCAAAAATAAGCCTGTCACATTCAGGAGGGAAAAAAACAAGGCAAGCTTTCAACTTGGGGGCCTGTTTTCTATCAAACTGGAATGCTTGTGTGAGAATGTTGGTTTATTAATACAAGAGTCATTGTGCAAAAAATGTGTGTGTTCCTAAAATACATCAAGAGACTTACATCCGTCTCTCCTTGGTCGATGACGTAGAAATTATCTCCCTCATCACCTGAGAGAGAAGGAAGACATTGTTAATCTTTTCTCTGGAATAAAAAGACATTTCAGGTCTACTTGAATTTCCACTGAATCAAAAGGACAATGAGAACCTACTGTACCTTGCATAATAACAGTCTCTCCAGCGATGTAGGTAACTGAAAACATGGCGTCAAAGATGTCGCTGTGAATAAAGATTGTGTTTGTAAAGTTTCAAGTTTGTGTCATGATCAGTTGGATTGATCTAAACTCACATTGACAACCAATCTTTACAGACAAATCAAGGAAAATTAACAACAAAGCCTGTTAACAACATACCTCCTCTCGTTGTCATCCAAGTGAGAGAAAAGCACATTCTTTTCGATAGCTTTAGCTAGGGCAGCCATTGTTTTGTAGTCTTTAGGAATGACCTTGAAAACAAATAAAATCCATGTTTAAGCAAATCACCCTAAGTATTCACAAAATCTCCAGCCAGCCTATAGATATGACTGTAAGTAGAGAATATTGTTTTGTCGGCTGGTCTAAATGACTGCATTTTGTCAGATGCTTGGTTGCTTTAGTAGAGCCATGCTTTTCAAGGTGATGTAAGTTTTTATGTGTGCAGTTGTGTGATGTATGCGTACGGTAtgttgtatgagtgtgtgtgcatcCTCACCTTTCTGACATAGGATGCAGCGTCCTCCTCTGTGTAGACCTCAGCACTGATGGCTCCTCTCCGCCGGCG encodes:
- the fam20a gene encoding pseudokinase FAM20A isoform X3, translating into MDLQGMGVRATDNLTELGSKLERLFAQPLYNIQTPELVREERLLQSEEVMGYYRRKVSRWERHMKLYSEAATLLEHQATFDPEASWLKFHLGINRYALYAREDPIITRLLKDMQSNAVISADYTQDEKALKGACDCTRVVKPSGYHLKLALKMQNYGKAMFKPMRQQRDQETPDDLFYFVDFQRHNAEIAAFHLDRILDFRRVPPVVGRLVNLTGEILLTTHNEDLRSVFFTSPANNTCFFAKCLYVCKTEYAVCGSPDLLEGSMSAYLPGLSIAPRISIPNPWIRSYTFTGREEWEVNPLYCDTIKQLYPYNSGNRLLNIIDMAIFDFLIGNMDRHHYEIFTKFGDEGFLLHFDNARGFGKHSQDEMSILAPLSQCCIIKRSTLLRLQLLSQDRYRLSDVMRESLRGDALQPVLTEPHLQALDRRLQRVLKTVHRCVRRLGEAQVITTDFVDTSAMPESVKPVSAPNKER
- the prkar1ab gene encoding protein kinase, cAMP-dependent, regulatory, type I, alpha (tissue specific extinguisher 1) b; the protein is MASGSTSSEEERSLRECELYVQKHNIQQLLKDCIVQLCTSRPDRPMAFLREYFERLEKEEAKQILNQQKASSRSDSRDEEVSPPMNPVVKGRRRRGAISAEVYTEEDAASYVRKVIPKDYKTMAALAKAIEKNVLFSHLDDNERSDIFDAMFSVTYIAGETVIMQGDEGDNFYVIDQGETDVYVNNECVTSIGEGGSFGELALIYGTPRAATVRAKSNVKLWGIDRDSYRRILMGSTLRKRKMYEEFLSKVSILESLDKWERLTVADSLEPVQFDDGQKIVVQGEPGDEFFIILEGSAAVLQRRSENEEFVEVGRLQPSDYFGEIALLMNRPRAATVVARGPLKCVKLDRPRFERVLGPCSDILKRNIQQYNSFVSLSV
- the fam20a gene encoding pseudokinase FAM20A isoform X2, with protein sequence MKLYSEAATLLEHQATFDPEASWLKFHLGINRYALYAREDPIITRLLKDMQSNAVISADYTQDEKALKGACDCTRVVKPSGYHLKLALKMQNYGKAMFKPMRQQRDQETPDDLFYFVDFQRHNAEIAAFHLDRILDFRRVPPVVGRLVNLTGEILLTTHNEDLRSVFFTSPANNTCFFAKCLYVCKTEYAVCGSPDLLEGSMSAYLPGLSIAPRISIPNPWIRSYTFTGREEWEVNPLYCDTIKQLYPYNSGNRLLNIIDMAIFDFLIGNMDRHHYEIFTKFGDEGFLLHFDNARGFGKHSQDEMSILAPLSQCCIIKRSTLLRLQLLSQDRYRLSDVMRESLRGDALQPVLTEPHLQALDRRLQRVLKTVHRCVRRLGEAQVITTDFVDTSAMPESVKPVSAPNKER
- the fam20a gene encoding pseudokinase FAM20A isoform X1; its protein translation is MMLRRDRLLLSVTLTAIFTADLYFVLLPKLRHRQPGPDDGGCICPSSRGTNFTLAGYSGLTTPWPSNTTSMDLQGMGVRATDNLTELGSKLERLFAQPLYNIQTPELVREERLLQSEEVMGYYRRKVSRWERHMKLYSEAATLLEHQATFDPEASWLKFHLGINRYALYAREDPIITRLLKDMQSNAVISADYTQDEKALKGACDCTRVVKPSGYHLKLALKMQNYGKAMFKPMRQQRDQETPDDLFYFVDFQRHNAEIAAFHLDRILDFRRVPPVVGRLVNLTGEILLTTHNEDLRSVFFTSPANNTCFFAKCLYVCKTEYAVCGSPDLLEGSMSAYLPGLSIAPRISIPNPWIRSYTFTGREEWEVNPLYCDTIKQLYPYNSGNRLLNIIDMAIFDFLIGNMDRHHYEIFTKFGDEGFLLHFDNARGFGKHSQDEMSILAPLSQCCIIKRSTLLRLQLLSQDRYRLSDVMRESLRGDALQPVLTEPHLQALDRRLQRVLKTVHRCVRRLGEAQVITTDFVDTSAMPESVKPVSAPNKER